CAGAGTCagcatttaataaataaaaaaaaataacctccAGCATAGCCCAAAAAGTTTAACATCTTTAactttgcagcagcagcagcagatgttgatggttaaaaacatttatttaaaaacactgtacaaGAGTTGACTTCACATTCATAAAAATCGCTACTCGCAGAAATCACATTTGCTCGTTGCGTTCAGCATCTGTGCTTCCAACGTCCGAAATATTCAGAAAGTgtgatttttacttttgttatgATGACCTTACACTTCAAAAACTGACATGTGAAGATAATAAATCTCCCTCGTGGCTGCAGCACGCTACTGTGAAGCAGTCGTGTCTCCTTGACGAAGCCCGTCCTTTGGCCCaccttcaaaaataaaaaggcaggaAACGCCTTAGAGAGATTTGACATCTCACAGGTTGTGCGTGCGAGACCAACGCCTCGTCAACGCGCGGCACAAGTGGGATATGATCCAGACGCAGCACTTACGGTAATTGAGTAATGCCCCCCCTTCAGAAAAGCCTCATTAAATTCTCAATACCACCATGTGTTCCCGGACATGGCTGCTGAAAGACTGCAGTCAGCAAGACATGCATTGTGCGTACATGTAGGATCACAGGTCGAGAAGAAAAATGATAATGGATGCTCTTCAAATTCATGGGAAGATGCAGCATCCACTAAGTAACGTCTATCTACGTAAAAATGAAGGTCTGCCTCTCTACATTTTAGCTTACactgtgttttaaatatttattcagtgtaCACATTATTTTTATGAGCTTAAGTGCTGCCCATTGTGTCTTGTGGTGGGTTTGCAGCTGCAAAGTGAAAAATCTTACTACTCCAGGAAGAAAATAACAATCAGTGCTGAACCTCAACAATCTGTACCACCGTCCTGGAAAACGCGGAGGGGTCCCTTTCTTCCCCACACAGTGAGGCCGCCGGGGTCGACGGCTGGAGGACAGTGTGCAAACGTGACTCGTAGCTGGTGTCGTGCATCCAGGTGCACGGCCTGTGGAGGAGTTCCTGGTCGAGCTCACAGCTCTGCTCAGCGGGCGTCAGATGGGGCGCCGACGTCGGGCCCAGCCGTGACAGCAGGTCACAGTCCCAGCCGGTGTCTGACgatgatggagagagagcgGCTAAGTCTGGGATGAGTGCCGACTCGATGCACACTGAGGTAGAGTGAGATAGTGAGCGTTGAGAGTCTTGACTGGAAAACGCACTGGGGGATTTATCATTGGGGAAGTGCAGTGGAGGATCAAAAGTCTTTGATTTTGAGGAGAGTGACGGCTGATGGGAGACAGAGAAGCTACCATGACCCGACAAGTCCATTTGATTTGGTGCCCGAGTGAAATTGTGTACAGAAGGAACACAGAACATAgtaaaagtctgttttaaatCAAGTGTTTCCACAGTGCATGTTGAAGAGGTCTTTGGGTTAGGACAGGATCGTATCATCTGACTAGAGTCAAATAATAAACAGCCTTCAGGTTTTGCAAACTGATGTCCAAATTTCGCTGTAGTCCTCCTCCTTTTGCTCCGGCTGCGTTCGGGGCTGGCTGATCTACAGCGCTTTTTGGGGTTTACTTCCGTCGCTGACGGCCGAGGGAGGGAGCGAGATCTACGTGACAACAGGGCAGCACTCTCCAAACCACTGGCGAAACACatgatgccattaaatcctaaaAAACTTCCTTGGTTTAGTCCCTTTACTCCTTCAGTGTTTATCAAAGTCAGAGAGGACAGATGCAGGGTGGAGATAGGAATTGGGACACAAGGGACAAACTGAGACACACTTTCTGCAGTGTCCATTTTAGTGTGTCCTTCCTCAGTCTCCTCTGCGGTGCACCGTTGAGGACTGAGAACAGGAGGCTCAGAGTACGGGGAGTGCGGCTCCATGACGTAGGAGGGATAAGGGCTGAGGACTGGAGGCCGGGAGTATGGGTCAGGGGATGGACATGGCGTGTCAGGGCAGGGGAAGAGATGAGGAGTATCAGGCTGCTGGCTGGCTGAGTCATAGGCTTGTGGTTCAGCGTCCAGTACAGGCATGGCTGGACTTGAAGCGTGAGGATGGCTGTCTGAAATCTGGAGATGTGTGTTAGTCGTGAAGGGCTGGATATCTGCAAGTGGAGTGGCTGGTTTTAGGATGGGTATTGATGGGCTGCCCGGGCCACAGGAAAGTGGAACCATAGTCGAATCAAACGCTGAACTTTGTCTCTGCAGAGCCTGGACGGCATGCTCCGTCTCAGCATCGGTGAGATGCTCCAGCTCACAGGCATCTTCGATGAGCAAGGGAGTTGGTGGTCTAAGAGAAGGacagaaaatatttcaaacacattATGGTCCagttaaaaagcaaaagaaTTTCACTTCATTTAGACACTGCTAGGTAATAATGAAAACTCACCTGTTGAGCGTTTCTTCGGATTGTTCAGGTGGATTTGGGTCGAATCCTGGAAGCATTTCATCGACAAGCTGGTCCACCACGCTGTAGTTCGAGAGGTCCAGCACAAACGCACGGTGCTGATCAGACTGCAAGTGCTGCGAGGCAAACAAAGTCACGTATGTCAATAAAAGCCAAACAATGAgggcaaagcaaaaaaatgtaatgtaatacttAAAGATTTCCACCTCGTCTAAATTGGTGAAGGGTTGATGACAGCATTCACAGTAAGACAGGTCCTTTTTGCGAGGCCTCCAAGGTGACGGGTTACAGCTGAGCGGGGTTTGAGATTTGTCCTGATGACTGCTTTcaacttttttcttctccctgtaacaGGATGAACCACAGTGATACATCATTTACAGCATTAAACCAACTTTCTAAAAGTCTTTCAGTTTATTTCCTGCTCCATGATTCTTACATGAACGCAAGGCTGGAAATAAACTTGAACCCAGACTGTTTGTGTGGTAAAACAATGGTGGAAATTGAAAAAGTGGCAGTTTGACAAACCTCGCTTTAGTCTCTCCTTGCTCAGTCCGTTTTTcaaactgaggaggaggagattcAAAGGGACTAAAACGGCCTGAGTACCATAGAGTGGGGAAGGTCATGGACTGCATATGTAAAGGTTTGTATTTCCTGGTAAGAGAACAAGAAATTTGAATGcacaaaatgtgaattaaatgaaaaatgaaagaacaaaatACAAAGCCATAACTCTGCACATCTGAAAGCGGATAAAAGAATATTATAAACAATACataatatttcaaattaaaatacttCAAACCACTTTTCAAAACTGAATGTGAAAGAACACATCTGAGATCAACCCCAGCGAAGGCTAATAGTCAAATGTTTCAGATGTCGTGGGTTCAGTTTCTCAAAGCGATGGCCTATGCATTAGCCGGAGCACTTCAATTAACTGAAATGAGAGGGCAAATGAATAGACCTGTTAGCACATAGAGATCCCCTGCAGGAACACGCAGTGGAGCTTGCAAAGCCTCATCGAATAGAAATCGTATCTGCTTGGGCTCTTGGCTCACAGGGAGCGGCACCGCTGGGGGGGAGGGTGCCTGTCACATTACACGATGGGACTCCTTAACACGTTCAATTAAGAAAATCATCTGGGTTGAAATGGAAACCTCCAGAACGAGCGCCCGGTGGGGTAGGAAGGGCACGAACATGGGGACAGGTCGCTGCCACCCATTGTTGTTTCACTGTCATTATGCATGAACTGCAAAAAAAGGATCTAATCTGATACTAAACAACCGTCACATGAACCCGGGCAGGCCTAAAAACGTTATTCTTTGTTATACTTTATTCCAGCTCGTCTTTTGTAATTCACCGTAACTCAAAACAGAGGATTAACGTGGCTATGACCAAAAATAATACACCAACAAACTGAACTCACCTGCTTAAGTCTTCAATTTTAAGATAGGGAGACCTCAAAGCTGCAGCTGTAGAacaagacagatgaagagaaacaaaaaaaatctattaaattCACCATTCACTAACAGTTATGCccaaataaaatacagcattATTGTGAAATAAGCACATTAGCAGGACATATACCGAACATAAACTAACCTTTAACAACAGGTGAACCTTGTTGTTTGGCGTAAGTCctctgtattaaaaaaatgaaaatattaaagaacAAAGGCCAATTATATTACAGCAATTTCATAAACTCAAAGTTTATACATTTTAGAAGTCTTTTGCATTGTACCAATTCAttcttaaataatttaattgaatttctgAATGTAACAGTTGGATATCCGGTGAAGTTAAAAGTTGCTCAAACCAAACAACTCACCTCTGGCCTCTTGTGCATCGCGTTGAAGCTCTCTCGAGTCaactgttttaaatataaaagcacATCTGACACTACGTCAAGGAAGACTTTCACACATTGTTCTGTGATTATGAACGTGACATTTCTCTGTTGGTTAACAGCAGATTTCTTCAGCGTGTATCGGCAAGACACAGCGGCACAGAACGAAACATAAGCATCCACATGGTGCCATCTGCTGTGAGCAGAGGTTCACTAcagatgtgaacacacacaagccaGATAAGAGTTTGCATCAGATCATGCTTATTGCCACTCGAGTCAAAAGGATACCATCCACATATAAAATCTTCACTCCCCATGATCGGGCGTTGGTCAAAACACTGCTCCTCTGCAGTCTTTCCTGCAAGACAGCATCAAGTCGGCATAATTACATCAGTCAATATATAAGCAATGCTTGCAAACAAAAATAGATCATATTTGGGCTGCACTGACTTACATTGTTGCGAATGGCTTTTTCAAGCAGGGCCTTCCCGCGGCTTCCACACGCCTgtagagaaaaacacagcataGATATGAATTTCGTTGTTACAGGCAGcattttcataatttctcatacacaacaacattttaatttgtacGAGAGTGCTCCAAGTATCTATTTTTTTTGATAGAAATGgatataataaacaaaaacaggaaagttCCAGCTGATTTATGGTGTCAAAGCACATTAATTAGGAAGAAAACAGttcatataatttaatttaaaagcatCAGCTGTTTGCCATGTTTGGACTTGACATCATTTTGTGATTCTTTTTGCTAGTTATCAGGTTAAATAAAATTTAAGATCTTCAGTGCAAACACActtgaaaactgtaaaaatgatttaaaacatgagTGATGCTCAGTACCACTGGTCTGGGAGTTACTGGTGGCCGTTTGTCAGTGCAGGGGATGGTCTCTCGTGTCATTATGGGACGTTTGGCTTCTTCCTTCGTCCCCTTTGTCAACGCTTTGGTATCTGGACATTTCTGCTCTTTCGGGCACTCTTGGCTTCCAGTCACAACAAAGCTCACATCCTTGTGCAGGAAACTCTCGACCCGCTtaagaacagaaaaagaaacaaaaccagaacatCATTTTCTGCTGAGAGACATCGGTCATAGTCAGACATTTAGCttttgttgtacaaaatctaacttgaagagaagagaacagtattattattattattattattattattattattgtcgtCCACTGGACTACTTCATCAACAGcgcacacattttcttttcttttaccttATTGAGTTTTATTCCTAATGCCTTCTGGTTtgagagttttactttaaaaaatacaacagcaaAGCAATTATTGTAGTGTACATAATCAAAAAGTATATTTAGTCATTTcgctgacacttttatccaaagcgacttacaaaaaaacagaacagaacagtgcGGGACATGTTAGTGCAAAAAGTACTATAAGACACACAGAATTGTTACATTATATGTTgaaaattgtttctttttaagaaTGCGGTGTGCTGTTAGTAGTCATTTTAAGTATTACATCTTCAAAACAGAGCCAAACTACCACATTTGAagtaaaggcaaaaaaaatgaatgatatCTTATATCTAaaattgttttggaaaaaacccttgaataagaaagactggattcaaagtataAGTTGAATTTACTAtttttgtacaagaaggagcatttaacagtgcaacacaaaaaaaggggttacagagaaaaggctcctcgaggagctctaacagttggttcttatacattttttaacaatgggctgtctctgacacctccccactgatacaaataatatcataacttttctttttggttttctgctcaataATGAGCACTGTGATTCATATCCAAATAATgctcccctagcctgtctctcctaaCCTTGTACtattaatttataattatctctccctgccagcctcagtaagTCACAGGCCAAATTAGgaaagtgcacgagacatgcaaaagacgggatacacacacacacacacacacacactatatgaattaaaacacctgaaccccagcataatcctaatttttataacaaaaatgaCACAGCCTTGAGcaaaaactgattaaaatgtcttgtatagaaacaacaacaacaagcacaaTTTGCACACAAGCTTACCCCTCCTAGAAGAGTTACGGTCTCCAGAAGCAGGACCGTGGCGCGTCTCTTCACATTGTCCAGGTAAAAGGTCTTCCCTTCCAGCTTCTTCTGCCCAGGACACAGCGAGCCCAGGAGGCCTTGCTCCTCTGCATACTGCTGGTGCTGCATGAGAGACCTGTAACCTTACAGAAGAAAATCCTGCAAAAAAGATGGAGAACAGAGCACATgtgttaattaaatgttaaaacaccTGAGAGAGCATTAGAGACAGATAGTCCTGAAGACATTAAAGACTGTTTTGATGAATAACTTAGTTTTttgtgtccaaacttctttggATAACTTAGGTGAAAGAGTATATGAGTCCATACTCATGCAGGACgttttttaatgaattactTGAGTGTTTCTGAAGCTGATAGCAGTTAAATATGAtttgtttataatgtttttaatgtttttaatgttcagaTCACAGTACTAACCACCgtttatcttagcttagcttagtttagctttCCACGCCTGCGCAGTAAAAACTCCCTTTACGTTTGTAACGtggattaaatgttttaataactCCACATAGTCGGAGATACGAAAGAAATAAAGACTTACGTTTGGTCTCCGTGCtggagaaatgaaataaagataaagatttaAACTGTTGGTTTACTAAAAGAGGGCTCGAGGACCAACCGccgcttttttaaaaacactggcGCAGACGTGAACGTGAAGGCGACGTCACGTCCCGTGAAACGTTGCCTTCAAGTGCTCTTTACACACTCCGACTCCGTCCTTGTTTTTTCAGACAGGTGGTCCGcttctcagtgtgttttttgttttttcaacaaCTCAAATATTGATGTTTTCTAATGTAATGATTAATGAAGTGAAATCGATATTtaatctacttttttttaattacaagtCACTCTTTTGACGATTTTTTCCCAAGTCGATGAAACGTGGTTTAGTATTTTCCGATAGTGCCTTAAATGCAACACAAGGGATATGGCGCagctagtgatgggaagttcggttctttttagggagtcggatcatttgactcagctcaccaagaagagccggatCTTTCGGCTCCAAAACGGTAttcatgttaccacttatacctttcataattcagccacatttattttttggacaGGTGGTCCGcttctcagtgtgtttttttttcagcgacTCAAATATTGATGTTTTCTATTGTAATGATTAATGAAGTGAAATTGAATCGATATTTagtctacttttttttcccaagtcACCCTTTTGACGATTTTTCCAAAACGGTCTTCATGTTACCATttatacctttcataattcagctaAATTTAGCACTGATTTGACTTAtaatttgtatgtgtacacatatatcatgtatatatatattcaatgcatcctttgtactgaagcattcaaaagtaaaaaatagaaccactctgctacacatacaaacacctataaaaacttTAGAAAGCAtagaatttctttttaaaaaaggacagctattgactgttggatgcacagttctcgtgtctgtgaaggttgctattgactgttggatgcacagttctcgtgtctgtgaaggttgtttgtTGACCCTGCTCGATCAGACTTAGCAAAATTCTgcattctgcctttgtgttttcaaaatgtttaatatggGTCCAAATACTGCTTCTTTTTCTACAATCACGCAACGACTCACGTACTGGAGTCGGATCCCATCATTCACTTAAAAGAGCAGGCTCTTTGAACCAGCTTGTTCACGACCAACAACTGGAAATAATTTCCCCAAATAGGTGTTACAagtgtacttgtacttgtactcaAGTACTTTTATTTGTGCAGTCTACACTAActacatacattcacacatgtaggctttttaattaaaatcagaaacaggttaattgccaagtaggtttttaACATACAAGAAATTTGTCGCGTTCTGgtgcaaaacaaatattaagtaaaaaatataaataagataaaatcaGGAACTAGAACATATAAATtgcaaaaaatataattaagtTTGTTATATCCCTTGATCCACTCATAGGATGATTTACACttacacaaaatataaaaaaataagatactATTCATTgagccaaagaaaaagaagacagacagaaaagacaaaaaacagccaATACTTTATTCAAAACATGCAACtttttgtttataaaaatatttttgacaaaaaacactGGCACAGTGCAGAGGGAGGCTTTTCAATTTTAACAGATGCACTGGTTTTGTTCAGTAAACtacacaaactaacaaactacaaacaaaaatgtcagaaattgtcattttaacacaGTTTAAACGTCAGGAAACTTTCCATTGACCGATACATTTGAAATCCGTCCAAACATTAATGAGAACTTCTTTTCTGTCATGAAAACAaacgacacacaaacactgtcaactTACTAACTGAAAACACaccctcttgtttttctttttcttcatgccTGACAAATCCACATCAAGCCAGGTTTGgtgaaaatatgaatacaatTTTGCATATTCAGAAACACTACGGTTCAATGCTTAACCCCTGGATGTAAcgagacaggcagacagcaggAACTGGCTCCTGTTTTCAGTccattttgttaaaaaacaaacatattcaaCAGTTGTACTTCGCACTTTGTTTAAGTAAGGCACCTTAGGTTACAGCCTGGAAGCCTTAAGGAATTAACGACAGCACCGACTTCTTTCTGCAAAAACTATTTAACCAAAATCTAGTCATTACTTTTACTCCACTGCGATTGAATGTTgaatacagcaacaacaaacacttaTCCAGATTTGTCAGTCTTTACATTATCTTCAATGGTTTTCTTCCAAGTTGTCATTGACATTTTAGGAGCAAAATCTActgtccatgttttatgcatAGTatggacacaaaaacataaacgctgtgtgtgtgtttgagaatgACTTGCATTGTTTAAAAGTCACAGTCTGTATTTCAGATCCACTCAGATCCCTTTATGTCTCCATATTTGCTGCTACTACTAGTGctcctgctgcttctgtctATGTCTACCTTGCTGGAGGCGTGTTTGGAGGCCTGGCGGTGTTTACGTTCACGGTGAGGCCTGCTGTGGTTGTTACCGTGGCTCTGTGGCTGGCTGTAGTCCTGATTGTCCGCCTCCAGCCTGTTCTGAGGCTGGTGGGTGTCCTTATGAACACCTCTTGGGTCATCTCCCGTCCCTGCTCTGCACAGGTTTTCATCATTATTGGTGTACTGCTGGCGCTCCTCTTGGGCGATGTTCACGTGGTTCTGCCGGCATGCCATTCTGGTATTAGTGAGATCAGTGATGGGTAGTGGTTTCTCGTTGTGCCCTGTAGAAACCAGAGGAGGTTTGATGGCGATGTTGTACCCAGGTGGTGCTGATGGTGCGGTCCAAGAAAAGGGGTAGCTGCTGTAATCCTCCTCGCTCAATCCTGCCTCGTTAGGAGCTCCTTGTGCCCGTGTCAGGCCGTACAGCTCTTCGTCTGGGAGCCGAACCCGGCGGGAGCGCACAATCTCACAGATGGTACCTATGCCGAGGTGAAGCATCTCCCATATATTGAGTGCCAGGCAAAGCAGGGAGACCGTGTAcatgatgaggaggaagatggtTTTCTCAGTGGGCCTTGACACAAAGCAGTCCACGCTGTGAGGGCAGGGCAGGTCGGAGCATACGTAGGTAGCCGGCACAGCAAACCCATACAGGAGATACTGCCCACACAAGAAAGCCACCTCCAGGAGGGTGCGGGCCAACAGCTGAAGGACGTAAATCCTCATGAGTCCATCCTCTCTGATACGCTGGCGCCCATCATGGCGCACCTTGACCTTTGCTTTTCCATCACCGCTGTTTCCTTTCGCGgctccaccaccatcactctCCACCTCAGCCATTTCATAGATCATTGGGTCTTCCTCTTGGTTGTCCTCAGCCTCTTCGATCCCCCTGTGCTGCTTTCTGCCTGCGAGATAGTGCTTCTTGGGTTTCCTCCGTGAAAATCCCCTCACTCCCCCGCTTTCCGCCTGGTCCTCTGCGTGGGCAATTTTGTTGACAGCGTAGCCCAGGTACATGAGCGAAGGTGTGGCCACCAGGATGATCTGGAAAACCCAGAAGCGGACGTGAGAGAGTGGAGCGAAGGCGTCGTAGCAGACGTTCTCGCAGCCCGGCTGGCCTGAGTTGCAGACGAACTTGCTCTGCTCATCGTAGTAGATGGACTCGCCTCCCACGGCCGTCAACACGATGCGGAAAACAATGAGGACAGTGAGCCAGATCTTGCCCACAAACGTAGAGTGGTTGTGGATTTCTTCCAGCAGACGAGTCAGGAAACTCCAACTCATGGTAGTGGCGGAGAAGCTACAGCGAGAGGCAACATACACCCTCTGTTACTCCCCTGTGGAGaaagcagaaatgattaaaCTCTGTTACAGTATAAGGAAAGcattaaaagttaaatatttttgccatttaaagacaaaatatctGCCCAGAACTCGATAGAAGAAATCACAGAAACTCCCTCTTCCCTCTTGACAGTATTTGATATGcagggagaaaaacaagcaagaaGTATTTATTAACCCGTCTTTTGGTGTGTCTCTTTCAATTTGTCTCTCTTTTAAACACGTGCACACAGTATAAATCAAAAAGATTTAATGCCACGAATACACACCCCACACTCTCACAGTATTTCAGCTCCAAGCACTCTTCTAGTCTTTCCTACACGCTTATCAAATAGTGCATTTCTCCACAATAACACCATGTTCATCCTTGATTCTTTTAATAGCTGTGCCTTACGACTCATGTCTAAACACATCCTTGGCATCAGTGCACATCGGGAAGAGTAATGACGACGATGGAATTTGTAACCATAATTGCTATTGTTAAAGGAAAGCCTCGATAGGCGTTTTTACTTTCTCTGATCATCCAGATGTTctttcaaatttcaaataaactgaactcctgaaatgaataaaaaagtcCTGACTGCATTAATTATAATATCTTTAAATACCACTAAATTAATAGATCTAATCACAACGGAGGAAGTACTGCACGTAAGGAGTACTGGTGATACACCAGGGCTAACATATTACAgttaatgtttcacttttttcaaattaaaactattCTACGATTTGTTCAATTATTGCTTTAGTATATTAAAACTGTAAAGCCTTTACTATCAGGTTTATATCAGCTGTGGAATATGAGATCATGAGATTCAGCCTCTTTAAGGAAGCTTTTCCTTGCCATcatcaccaagtgcttgctcgtggtgggaattgttgagtctctgtaaataatgttaGAAAGAGCACAGTGTAGACCTTCTCTATGTACACCCTccttgatttgtttcttttttttaagttgcttATGATATATGGCAGCCTCTTAACATTACCTTCCTATGATATAAGCGCGTAAGCTTCCATAAACACACCtataaatgaaatgacaacGAGGGAAATTCAATTGAAATGTTTGACTTCCATACTGCATACGCTGGTTTCCACATTTACAGCAGAATAGGAACATTAATGTAAGGAACAACACAACACTATAGACAGCTTTAAATATAGCTCAGCTCCGTGCTAATGCATTTGTTTGAGCTTGTAATTAGCCACACCAAGCTCGGGTAAAGAGATGCTTggaggcagcacacacacacacacacacacacaaatgtctgaaaagatgaaagaatTAAATCACTCTGTTGACTATTGAACCAGACCACCGCGTAACTGTACCTAACCCTGAAAGAACTCTGTCTAACCTGCAGACATCCATCTGCCCCAAACCTTACACTGCAGACGTCTCCACAAGTCACTCATGCAAGAAAAAATCTAAGACGTTCAGACTTCTGTGGGACAGGCTGTGTCTGCAAGTgtgatgtgcgtgtgtgtgtgtacgagttTGGAGGCTTTCTTAGGATGTAGTGTATAATCCAACAATCAAGGCTTCTGCATGGTTGCTTATAATAAGATGCACTTGACATCCATCCTCCAACGGGCGACAAGGACGGAGGCAAACAAGGTCACGTGATGAGGGAACAGCCTTGAGGTTGTTCTGGGACTGTCACTGTATGAAGTCAATTATGTTCTCATACTGTTTGGCAAGATGAAAACTGAAccacaatgtttctacagtggcccaTAATTAGACAAACTAACTCTAGATAGGGTCTTTTTACGTTTTCTGTGCTATTCTTGGTCACGAGCTCGGAAGGCGAGGATGAGATGACAGCGTTACGCCGCTAGATGTCGTTAAATCCTATACGCCGCTCCTTTAAATCAAAAAGATATACATGCAGGTCTACACAAAAGTCTTCCACTGActaacagacacactgacacactgtcGTACTGAGTAAGTGTGACGTTttatcaaaaaacacaaacacaaaacaacaaaactccTATGAAACCAGGTCCAGCTGCTGTTTGCACGCTTCCTCGTGTCTCACTCAGCCTAACAGTCTCATTAAGAATCACatgccctttaaaaaaaactgcacatctGGCCCGTGTTGTGTAATGTACCATTTGGAAGCCCGGTAGCGCAGCTATCGCCACCCAAACACGTCAAGCACAAAACCCAAACACAAGTCTCACGGATGTCGAGAAACTTCTGCTGCTAGAGAGAAAAACTAATTTGATTGCAAACCATAAAATCATCATTGATCAGCTTGAATGCAAGTGCTGACTCAGAAATAAGAATCGTGTCTCTATGGATCATAGTGATAGACTCCAACGGGAGGGGGTGCAAGTCACTTTATCATACTTACAGATACTCACCCTCCCAACACAGACATAAATGAATGTTATAATAAGATAAACATGTGTTTAAATGATAAACTTTCAGTTTTTCATGCTGGATTTTTGTGATCTGTCTTGTTACACATGCA
The nucleotide sequence above comes from Larimichthys crocea isolate SSNF chromosome XVI, L_crocea_2.0, whole genome shotgun sequence. Encoded proteins:
- the LOC104930976 gene encoding gap junction gamma-1 protein, which encodes MSWSFLTRLLEEIHNHSTFVGKIWLTVLIVFRIVLTAVGGESIYYDEQSKFVCNSGQPGCENVCYDAFAPLSHVRFWVFQIILVATPSLMYLGYAVNKIAHAEDQAESGGVRGFSRRKPKKHYLAGRKQHRGIEEAEDNQEEDPMIYEMAEVESDGGGAAKGNSGDGKAKVKVRHDGRQRIREDGLMRIYVLQLLARTLLEVAFLCGQYLLYGFAVPATYVCSDLPCPHSVDCFVSRPTEKTIFLLIMYTVSLLCLALNIWEMLHLGIGTICEIVRSRRVRLPDEELYGLTRAQGAPNEAGLSEEDYSSYPFSWTAPSAPPGYNIAIKPPLVSTGHNEKPLPITDLTNTRMACRQNHVNIAQEERQQYTNNDENLCRAGTGDDPRGVHKDTHQPQNRLEADNQDYSQPQSHGNNHSRPHRERKHRQASKHASSKVDIDRSSRSTSSSSKYGDIKGSEWI
- the dbf4b gene encoding protein DBF4 homolog A, which encodes MQHQQYAEEQGLLGSLCPGQKKLEGKTFYLDNVKRRATVLLLETVTLLGGRVESFLHKDVSFVVTGSQECPKEQKCPDTKALTKGTKEEAKRPIMTRETIPCTDKRPPVTPRPVACGSRGKALLEKAIRNNERLQRSSVLTNARSWGVKILYVDDVLLYLKQLTRESFNAMHKRPERTYAKQQGSPVVKAAALRSPYLKIEDLSRKYKPLHMQSMTFPTLWYSGRFSPFESPPPQFEKRTEQGETKAREKKKVESSHQDKSQTPLSCNPSPWRPRKKDLSYCECCHQPFTNLDEHLQSDQHRAFVLDLSNYSVVDQLVDEMLPGFDPNPPEQSEETLNRPPTPLLIEDACELEHLTDAETEHAVQALQRQSSAFDSTMVPLSCGPGSPSIPILKPATPLADIQPFTTNTHLQISDSHPHASSPAMPVLDAEPQAYDSASQQPDTPHLFPCPDTPCPSPDPYSRPPVLSPYPSYVMEPHSPYSEPPVLSPQRCTAEETEEGHTKMDTAESVSQFVPCVPIPISTLHLSSLTLINTEGVKGLNQGSFLGFNGIMCFASGLESAALLSRRSRSLPRPSATEVNPKKRCRSASPERSRSKRRRTTAKFGHQFAKPEGCLLFDSSQMIRSCPNPKTSSTCTVETLDLKQTFTMFCVPSVHNFTRAPNQMDLSGHGSFSVSHQPSLSSKSKTFDPPLHFPNDKSPSAFSSQDSQRSLSHSTSVCIESALIPDLAALSPSSSDTGWDCDLLSRLGPTSAPHLTPAEQSCELDQELLHRPCTWMHDTSYESRLHTVLQPSTPAASLCGEERDPSAFSRTVVQIVEVQH